The following are encoded together in the Deinococcus humi genome:
- a CDS encoding allantoate amidohydrolase yields the protein MTADSRPASLSDETIQALSHKIMDACAALACHTEVEGEINRPFLCATTRQVHAYLTRWADALGMTTSIDAVGNLRSRLAGPTPDAPTLYLGSHLDTVPNAGAYDGILGVVMGYAMLEAVRSLQEEGGQPLPYAVEVVGFSEEEGVRYGVPFIGSRALVGTVDAMLELRDAAGQSVRDAIRDYGLNVDEIGEAQFRGRALGYFEIHAEQGPVLQDAGVSLGVVEGIAGQNRVILEFMGQASHAGTTPMNLRRDALAAAARFAVAAEDLARATPGLVATVGVMQARPGAINVIPGEAYCTLDIRHARDEVRLKAFEQLLNTANAAAVERGVTVTITHKMEEQATPMSDAFKALLHRAATAEGLPHPELVSGAGHDAMVMAAHMRAAMLFVRSPNALSHHPDELVLEEDVADALRLGVRFLHLLAAENA from the coding sequence ATGACCGCCGATTCGCGCCCCGCTTCCCTGTCCGATGAGACGATTCAGGCCCTGAGCCACAAGATCATGGACGCCTGCGCCGCGCTGGCCTGCCACACCGAGGTAGAGGGTGAGATCAACCGCCCCTTCCTGTGCGCCACCACACGGCAGGTGCACGCGTACCTGACGAGGTGGGCCGACGCGCTGGGCATGACCACCTCTATAGACGCCGTCGGAAACCTGCGCTCGCGCCTGGCCGGCCCGACACCGGACGCCCCGACGCTGTATCTCGGCTCCCATCTGGACACGGTGCCGAATGCGGGCGCCTACGACGGCATTCTGGGCGTGGTGATGGGTTACGCCATGCTGGAAGCCGTCCGTTCTCTTCAGGAAGAAGGCGGCCAGCCGCTGCCCTACGCGGTGGAAGTGGTGGGTTTCTCGGAGGAGGAGGGGGTCCGTTACGGCGTTCCCTTTATCGGCAGCCGGGCGCTGGTGGGAACGGTGGACGCCATGCTGGAACTGCGCGACGCGGCAGGCCAGAGCGTGCGCGACGCCATCCGCGACTACGGCCTGAATGTGGACGAGATTGGCGAGGCGCAGTTCAGGGGACGGGCGCTGGGCTACTTTGAGATTCACGCCGAACAGGGGCCGGTCTTGCAGGACGCGGGCGTGTCGCTGGGCGTGGTGGAGGGCATCGCCGGTCAGAACCGCGTGATCCTGGAGTTTATGGGCCAGGCCTCGCACGCCGGGACCACCCCTATGAACCTGCGCCGCGACGCGCTGGCCGCCGCCGCCCGCTTCGCCGTGGCCGCCGAGGACCTGGCGCGCGCCACCCCCGGCCTGGTGGCCACCGTGGGCGTGATGCAGGCCCGGCCCGGCGCGATCAACGTGATCCCCGGCGAGGCGTATTGCACGCTGGATATCCGCCACGCACGGGACGAGGTGCGATTGAAGGCCTTCGAGCAGCTGCTGAACACCGCAAACGCAGCGGCGGTGGAGCGCGGCGTGACCGTGACCATCACCCACAAGATGGAGGAGCAGGCCACCCCGATGTCCGACGCCTTCAAGGCCCTGCTGCACCGCGCCGCCACAGCGGAGGGCCTGCCGCACCCCGAACTGGTCAGCGGCGCGGGGCACGACGCCATGGTCATGGCCGCGCACATGAGGGCGGCCATGCTGTTCGTGCGCTCGCCCAATGCGCTGAGCCATCACCCCGACGAACTGGTCCTGGAAGAGGATGTGGCCGATGCCCTGCGCCTGGGTGTGCGGTTCCTGCATCTGCTGGCCGCAGAGAACGCATGA